The following DNA comes from Treponema sp. J25.
CAAAGGATCCGCAGAATGTCACTTTGAAAGAAATCATCGAAGTAATAGATGGGCCCCTGCAGGCCGATTTTTGTCCCTTTAGTAGAGCCTGCAATGCGCAGCATTGTATCTTTGGTTCTGAAATAACCGGGGCTTCCCAGCGTCTGGTCCGTTTGCTGGCGGAACGGACCCTACAGCATATGATAGCCGAAACTCCTCTCCCTGAGGATACAATGAGGAGCGCCGGAAAATAAATAAAAGAGAGAATACTCCCTATGGGAGAGAAGCATCAAAAGGCAAGTTACGTGAGTTTTTTACGTCTTAAAATGGTAAAATAATACCATTATGCTTATATTAGGAGGAAAGGGATGGCAAAACGGACGGTTATAGAAATAAACGAAGACCTCTGTAATGGATGCGGCCTCTGTGCAGAAGGGTGCCCTGAGGGAGCCTTACAAATTATCGAAGGGAAGGCCCGACTCGTGGGAGAATCCCTCTGTGATGGTCTTGGAGCCTGTATTGGTGAATGTCCCCAGGGAGCTATTTCCCGCAT
Coding sequences within:
- a CDS encoding Rrf2 family transcriptional regulator, which translates into the protein MSVNRIVHFSDASMLGIHALMYLAQYRGERVQTKEIASYLGISENHLAKVMQNLVRNQLVRSVKGPAGGFSLAKDPQNVTLKEIIEVIDGPLQADFCPFSRACNAQHCIFGSEITGASQRLVRLLAERTLQHMIAETPLPEDTMRSAGK